GGAAATGCGTGTTTGAGGGAGTTTGATACAAGTTCGTTGACAACCATTCCTAAAGGAACTGCGGTATCCATGTCAAAAAAAGTATTTTCCTCGATTTCCAGACACAGATTGATTCCTGAGGTTCCGACACTATAACACCTGAAGAGATCCTCGGTCAGCTTCTGCAGGTATGTTCCGAAATTAAGTGTGCTGACCTCTCGCGATCCATAAAGCTCTTCATGAATAAGAGCCATAGAAATAACCCTATTCTGGCTATCCTTGAATGCTGCAAGGACTTTTGAAGTGTCATAGCTGTCACTACCAGCGAATTTCTCAGCCTGGAGATCGAGCAGGGATGAGATGACCTGCAAGTTATTTTTTATCCGATGGTGAATTTCTTTTTTACGAGCTTCTTCAATCCTTTTTAGTACATTTTCAGCCTTTTTCCTTTCCGTGATATCTTTCATTATCCCGAAGACTTTATTTGTGAGATAATTTCCTTTTTGAAGGCAAACAACATGTTCCTCGATATGGATATATTCTCCGTCCTTCCTTCTAAAACGATATTCCAGGTGGAAATTTCTCTTATTTTCAGCGTTCTTTATGTTCTGGGTGCAATCATTCATCTTCTGGTTCCAGACTCTAATCTGGTCGTCAGGGTGGACATTATTTATCCATAGTTCAATCCCGATATTCATCAGTTCTTCCTGAGTATATCCCGTGACCTTTTCTATGGCACCTGCCCAGTAAATTCTACCATCCTCAGTATCGTATTCGTATATGAGCTGCCCTGTCTGCTCCGCAATTATACGATACCTTTCCTCACTTCTCTGAAGCCTCTCTTCGGCTTTTTTGCTCTCGGTTATATCTCTGGCAATTATCGAGACTGCTGCAAGCTCTCCGGAGATGTCAAAAATCGGGGAAAGGGTCATTGACACATCTATAATCCTGCCGTCTTTTCTTAACCGTGAAGTTTCATACTGATGAACCTTTTCTCCCCGCTTAACCATCTCAACTAATCTTTTTGATTCATTATTCAGTGCAGACGGTATTAAGAAATTTGCGGGCTTGCCCAAAGTTTCCTCAGCCGAATACCTATAGATCTGCTCTGCCCCTTTATTCCAGCTTGTAATAATTCCTTCAAGCGATTTTGTTATAATAGCATCATTTGACGATTCCACAACATTTGCTAAGTTCTTGATTTTTTCCTCGGATTTTTTACGTTCAATGGAATACTGGATAGAACGTATCAGTAATTTTCCGTCTACCTGCCCTTTGACCAAGTAGTCCTGAGCACCCTGCTTTACGGCATTGATTCCGATTCTTTCATCATTCATACCTGTCAGGATTATGATGGGAATTCGTGAGTTCCTTGCATGAATCTCAAGAAAAGTGTCAATACCATCGCTGTCCGGTAATCCCAGGTCGGTTAGTATTACATCAAACGAGTTCTCTTTAAGAAGATTCAAACCTTCGTTTAAGGTTACAGCATTTTTAAGCTCATACGGAAAGCTAGAGAATTCTTCGAGCATATCTTCAATTAAACCTGCATCCCCGGGGTTGTCCTCAACAAGTAAGATCTCAATCTTCTTATCCATATCCAAGCGACCTATCAGGGGTTAATTTTATCTCATTTCGACGGCAGTTTTACAATCTCAAGCCAGAAGCTTTCTATGGATTTAACTACTTTTATAAATTGATCAAAGTCAACAGGTTTGATAATGTATGCATTGGCTTGGAGATTATAAGATCTCAGTATGTCCTCTTCGGCTTTTGAAGTCGTTAAAACCACAATAGGTATGTTTTTAAGTTCATCGTCGCTTTTCACTTCCTCAAGAACCTCGCGCCCATCTTTTTTTGGTAAATTTAAATCCAGAAGTATTATATCAGGGCGTGGAGATTCTGAGAATTGTCCTTCGCCACGTAAAAAAGCGATTGCCTCTTCTCCATCTTCTACAATATGAAGAGTATTCCCGATTTTCGCATCTTCGAAAACTTCTTCAATTAAGCCTATATCTCCTTTACTGTCCTCCACTAAGAGTATTTCTACGGATTTAGATATGGTCCGGGTTCTCATTTTTATGACCTTCCTGGCTATGAATATAAATTCGAAATTTCCTTAAAATATTTTTAAGTTTCGAATAAGACTTTTGAGGCTCAAAGGCTGTTCTAAATTTCATTTTTCTGTTATAAAGTCTCTATCATGAAAGTTCACAGGAATTATGGGCAGAGTGAAGTAAAAGACTGAACCTTCACCTGGAACAGATTCTACCCAAATACGTCCTCCATGTCTCTCTACAATTTTTTTACATATTGAAAGGCCTATGCCTGTCCCTGGATATTCTTCTCTTTTATTAAGTCTTTTAAAAACCTCAAAGATTCTATCCGAGAATTTGGCTTCAATTCCGATTCCGTTATCTTTTACTGAAAATAACCATTCATTGGCTTTTTTCTTTGCAGAAATCTCGATTTCGGGGGTTTTTTCGCTGTGAAACTTTATAGCGTTGCTGATCAGGTTCTGGAATACCTGAGCTAACTGGGTAGAGTCTGCCATTATCACAGGTAGATTACCATAAGATATACTGGCTTTATTTTCTTTTATGGGTATCTCTAAATTAAAAATTACCTGATCCAGGAGAGATTCGCAGTCTGTGGGTTCGAATTCTCTGGCTCTGGTGGTTACTCTTGAGAACTCCAGAAGGTCGTTTATCAGGTTTTGCATGCGGGAAGCCCCGTCAACGGCAAAATAAATATATTTATCTGCCTTCTCGTCGAGTTTTCCCTGGTATTTTCTCTGCAAAAGTTGCAGGTAGCTTGCTATCATTCTCAAGGGTTCCTGCAAGTCATGGGAAGATACGTATGCAAATTGTTCCAGTTCTGCATTTGAGCGAGCAAGTTCTTCTAATTTCAATTTTAGCAATTGCTCTGCCTTTTTCAGCTCAGTAATATTACGGGCTGCAGCAAAAACTCCAATAACTTCACCAGCCTCATCTCGGTAAACTGACGCATTATACAGAACCGGTGTAACATCTCCAGTCCTGTGCTGAATCGCAAGCTCATAGTCCTGTACCAGCCCTTCTCTAAACACCTGCTGGTACCCTTCGCTGGCCTTTTCAGGCTCAGTGAAATAATCCGAGAAGTCTGTTCCGATTAACTCGTTCCTGGAGTACCCTGTAACCAGTTCTGTAGCTCTGTTCACATCGGTTATTTTTCCGTCTGACCCGATAGTGACAAGGGGATCCAGACTGGCTTCAAGAAGGCTGCGGTTGTAGATATTTGATAGCCTCAGAGCTTCTTCTGTTTTCTTCTGTTCAGTAACATCACGTGCAGCTGCAAAAATCCCAATAACTTCACCAGCCTCGTTCCGATAAACCGATGCATTATACAGAACTGAAGTTATGTTTCCATTTCGATGCCGAATCTCCAGTGGATAATTTCGCACTAATCCTTCCTGGAAAACCCGCTGATAACCTTCCCTGGCTTTTTCAGGCTCGGTGAAGTAGTCCGAAAAATCTGTTCCAAT
This region of Methanosarcina flavescens genomic DNA includes:
- a CDS encoding response regulator, with product MRTRTISKSVEILLVEDSKGDIGLIEEVFEDAKIGNTLHIVEDGEEAIAFLRGEGQFSESPRPDIILLDLNLPKKDGREVLEEVKSDDELKNIPIVVLTTSKAEEDILRSYNLQANAYIIKPVDFDQFIKVVKSIESFWLEIVKLPSK
- a CDS encoding PAS domain S-box protein, coding for MDKKIEILLVEDNPGDAGLIEDMLEEFSSFPYELKNAVTLNEGLNLLKENSFDVILTDLGLPDSDGIDTFLEIHARNSRIPIIILTGMNDERIGINAVKQGAQDYLVKGQVDGKLLIRSIQYSIERKKSEEKIKNLANVVESSNDAIITKSLEGIITSWNKGAEQIYRYSAEETLGKPANFLIPSALNNESKRLVEMVKRGEKVHQYETSRLRKDGRIIDVSMTLSPIFDISGELAAVSIIARDITESKKAEERLQRSEERYRIIAEQTGQLIYEYDTEDGRIYWAGAIEKVTGYTQEELMNIGIELWINNVHPDDQIRVWNQKMNDCTQNIKNAENKRNFHLEYRFRRKDGEYIHIEEHVVCLQKGNYLTNKVFGIMKDITERKKAENVLKRIEEARKKEIHHRIKNNLQVISSLLDLQAEKFAGSDSYDTSKVLAAFKDSQNRVISMALIHEELYGSREVSTLNFGTYLQKLTEDLFRCYSVGTSGINLCLEIEENTFFDMDTAVPLGMVVNELVSNSLKHAFPSKKSGEIRIKLSREENRKFENDKIEGKNEGHKSKNYILTISDNGAGIPESLNIEDSDTLGIQLVTILVDQLDGVLELNRTSGTEFIIEFSVAEKQQETYQEPLRSPENFTFLT